The DNA region TCGAGAGGTTTTTCATCTCAACCAGGTAGTTCCTTATCTCGTCGAACTCATTCATTGGGCATCACCTTGATGACGCCCCTGGCTATCTCCTTGAGGTACTCCAGGGCCGTTTTCGTTCCACGCCCGATGATTATATCTCCAGGCATTATCTTCGTGTCCTCCTCTGGGTCGAAGATCCACCTCTTTCCCCTTCTTATGGCGAGTGGCCAGACACCGGTGTTGGTTGGGAGATCGAGTTCTTCCAGGGTCTTTCCGACGAGAATCGAGTTCGGGGAAACGGCCACCCTTCCGATCGTTTCCTCGCTTTCAAGGATGACCTCGGTTATAAGGGGATGAATTTTCTCTTCCAAAACCATTTTCGCCAGATCTGCGGCGGCGTTTGAGATTTCGTCTATTGAGTGGGCCATCTGTAGGATAGAGGTTATCTTTTCGGCTTCCTTCAGGCTTCTGGATGCCGCCAGAACAGCCCTCACCATCAGGTGGTAGTTTAGGATGTCCAGGTACTCCTCAAGCTCAAGAACCTCTTCGGCCATCTCCTTCTCTTTAAAAAGTGCGGCTGAATAAGCAAGATCAACCATAAGCTCCGCGGTATTTTTCATCTCAACGAAGATGTCCTTAACGTTGTTTGGAACCTCCACTTCGTCCCATTCTTCCATCGAAGTCCCTCCCCAGTTTTGGATTCTCGGGCAAGTTTATTTACTTTTCGCCTTTGACATGACAACGTTTATAAGGCCGTTTCGGCTAAGTGGCCTGGAGGTGGGTGAAATGGAGGTGGAGAACGATGCTCCCAGTGAAAGTAACCGTTGGAACCCGCGGATGGCGGAAGAGACTGAAGCAGACGTTCTTAGTAACGTTTCCAGCCCTGTTACTCTGCTTGGCCCTTGATTTCGTTGGTGGAGGTGTTTTGGGAAAGAATTTTGAAATGATAGCCACCTCTTACCCGCTGCTTCTGATAATTCTCCCCGGTCTCAGCGATCTAAGGGGCAACGTTTTTGGGGCGATGGCCTCGAGGATGACAACGGCCCTCCACCTCGGTAAAAT from Thermococcus zilligii AN1 includes:
- a CDS encoding potassium channel family protein, yielding MEEWDEVEVPNNVKDIFVEMKNTAELMVDLAYSAALFKEKEMAEEVLELEEYLDILNYHLMVRAVLAASRSLKEAEKITSILQMAHSIDEISNAAADLAKMVLEEKIHPLITEVILESEETIGRVAVSPNSILVGKTLEELDLPTNTGVWPLAIRRGKRWIFDPEEDTKIMPGDIIIGRGTKTALEYLKEIARGVIKVMPNE